Proteins from a single region of Caldilineales bacterium:
- a CDS encoding NAD-dependent deacylase encodes MPPPTLAVLTGAGVSAGSGVPTFRDAGGLWRQFRMQDLATPQAFRRDPRLVWEFYDWRRQRIAGCAPNPAHRALAEMEAALPGFTLVTQNVDGLHAQAGSHHALHLHGDIWQVRCTSCDYEAENRQVPLDPLPPTCPRCGALLRPGVVWFGEPLDGMTLSRATRAFAEADIALVVGTSALVFPAADLPFQTLRRGGAVHEFNTERTPLSDAAAAFWPGPCEITLPDWWADFRRNPGVKREA; translated from the coding sequence ATGCCCCCACCCACCCTCGCCGTCCTCACCGGCGCCGGCGTTTCGGCGGGGAGCGGCGTGCCCACGTTTCGCGATGCCGGCGGGCTTTGGCGGCAGTTCAGGATGCAAGACCTGGCCACGCCGCAAGCATTCCGCCGCGACCCCAGGCTAGTGTGGGAGTTCTACGATTGGCGCCGCCAGCGCATCGCCGGCTGCGCGCCCAACCCCGCCCATCGCGCCCTGGCCGAAATGGAGGCCGCGTTGCCCGGCTTCACGCTGGTGACGCAGAATGTGGATGGCTTGCACGCGCAGGCAGGCAGCCATCACGCCCTCCATCTGCACGGCGACATCTGGCAGGTGCGCTGCACGAGCTGCGACTACGAAGCCGAGAACCGACAGGTCCCGCTCGACCCGCTGCCGCCCACCTGTCCTCGCTGCGGCGCCCTGCTGCGTCCGGGCGTGGTCTGGTTTGGCGAACCGCTGGATGGCATGACCCTGAGCCGGGCGACGCGGGCCTTTGCCGAAGCCGACATCGCCCTGGTGGTGGGCACCTCGGCCCTGGTCTTTCCCGCCGCCGACCTGCCATTCCAGACCCTGCGACGTGGTGGCGCCGTCCACGAGTTCAACACCGAACGCACCCCGCTCTCCGACGCAGCCGCCGCCTTCTGGCCTGGCCCCTGCGAGATCACCCTGCCCGACTGGTGGGCCGATTTCCGGCGGAACCCAGGCGTGAAACGTGAGGCGTGA